The Armatimonadota bacterium genomic interval CAGCCAGCGCGACCCCGTAGGCGTCGTGTCCCGGCTGCGAGACCAGCGCTGGAGATTCCCAACGGCCCTCGCGCCACGTCGCGTGGTGCACTCGATAGCGTTGCCCGTCGAACTGGTACCAGGCGGCCTGTAAGACTCCCCCTGCGGCTTCGAGCGCGGGGTTGAGCGAGTCCGGAAACCCTGCCGACAGCAGCGCCGGGCGGCTCCACCCGCCGGGCACGCTGCGGGTGTGCAGGATCTCATAGATGGCTCCGTGCCGCGTCGTCTCGCCTGGGCGCACGCCGTACCAGACCACGTGCACCCCGTCGGACGCCGCCGCGACCGCGGGGAAACCGGCGTAGTCCGGACCCAAAGACAGCTTCGTGTGGCCCGACCACCCACCCGCACCTCGCACCGCGTACCAGACGTGACCGACGGTCTCGTAGTCGACCCACACCGCGTGCACCCGGCCGGCGCGGTCGGCCGCGACCGCGGGCAGCGAGGCCCGAATCCCGCGGCGGCTCAGGCGCGCCTCCCGGATCCAGCGGCGGCCTCCATCGGTGGAGCGCGCGACGAATACCTGATCGACGCCGTCTTCTGGGGCTACGTAGGCCAGATACAAACCCTCGCTGGTCTGCGCGA includes:
- a CDS encoding sialidase family protein, whose translation is MRPICLALAVVLLGGKVTISAPEASGRILGASQDATAANNQRKIAQTSEGLYLAYVAPEDGVDQVFVARSTDGGRRWIREARLSRRGIRASLPAVAADRAGRVHAVWVDYETVGHVWYAVRGAGGWSGHTKLSLGPDYAGFPAVAAASDGVHVVWYGVRPGETTRHGAIYEILHTRSVPGGWSRPALLSAGFPDSLNPALEAAGGVLQAAWYQFDGQRYRVHHATWREGRWESPALVSQPGHDAYGVALAVEPDGTAHLVWERRDRAGPFVTYARLSLGALVAEETVSAEAGEAPTVAVGADRTVYVAWISKDRVLLRRREGRWRPIQSLGPGAHPTLYAASEVWLAWTRAAGGTSEIVAGPVSPPADAQRPRSGHWLTWVIFAALVALYLLLRRSIRR